One segment of bacterium DNA contains the following:
- the aroA gene encoding 3-phosphoshikimate 1-carboxyvinyltransferase, whose product MNTIVRKPEKISGIIELPGDKSITHRSLIFGSISAGKTYILNYSKGKDCLSTLNCLLNLSVKIEEVENQLVINGCEFKEPEDILNCGNSGTTIRLLSGILSAKPLYTVLTGDSSLRKRPMDRIIKPLTMMEAEIYGRGNNKYAPLTIIGKNLKGIKYKMEIPSAQVKSCIILATLFANGESIIEESYQTRDHTERMLEYFGGEIEKRGNKIIVKGNQKLKGKEIYIPGDFSSACYFIAGTILVPDSNLIIKNVGLNPTRTGFLNVIERMGGNFEILRKEEISGEPVGDVKIMYSEKLKGTEILPEEVPNIIDEIPLIAVLGSVAEGKTIVRGAKELRVKESDRIKSISTELKKLGAKIEEKEDGFILEGVKRLKGTKVNSWNDHRIAMSLVIASFITEGDIVIENSECVDISFPEFFDKFKYLGVNFEFI is encoded by the coding sequence ATGAATACTATTGTTAGAAAACCAGAAAAAATAAGTGGAATTATTGAACTACCTGGAGATAAATCAATAACACACAGAAGTTTAATATTTGGAAGTATATCAGCAGGAAAAACATATATTTTAAATTATTCAAAAGGAAAAGATTGTTTATCCACCCTGAATTGTCTTTTAAATCTTAGTGTGAAAATAGAGGAAGTTGAAAATCAATTAGTTATAAATGGCTGTGAATTTAAAGAACCTGAGGATATCCTTAACTGTGGAAACTCAGGAACAACAATTCGTCTTCTTTCAGGTATTCTTTCTGCAAAACCTCTTTATACTGTTTTAACAGGTGATTCTTCACTTAGAAAAAGACCAATGGATAGAATAATAAAACCTCTTACAATGATGGAAGCAGAAATTTACGGTAGAGGGAATAATAAATATGCTCCTTTGACAATTATAGGTAAAAATTTAAAAGGAATAAAATATAAAATGGAAATACCGTCAGCACAGGTGAAAAGTTGTATAATTCTTGCCACACTTTTTGCAAATGGAGAAAGTATAATAGAAGAATCATATCAAACAAGAGACCATACAGAAAGAATGCTTGAATATTTTGGTGGAGAAATAGAAAAAAGAGGGAATAAAATAATTGTTAAAGGAAATCAGAAATTGAAAGGTAAAGAAATATATATCCCTGGGGATTTTTCCTCTGCCTGTTATTTTATCGCAGGTACAATTTTGGTTCCTGATTCAAACTTAATTATAAAAAATGTAGGTTTAAATCCTACAAGAACTGGTTTTTTAAATGTTATTGAAAGAATGGGAGGAAATTTTGAAATTTTAAGAAAAGAGGAAATTTCAGGAGAACCTGTAGGAGATGTAAAAATAATGTATTCTGAAAAATTAAAAGGAACCGAGATTTTGCCTGAAGAAGTACCGAATATAATTGATGAAATTCCTCTTATTGCTGTTTTAGGCAGTGTTGCAGAGGGGAAAACTATTGTTAGAGGTGCAAAAGAATTAAGGGTTAAAGAATCGGATAGAATAAAATCAATTTCAACTGAATTAAAAAAACTTGGAGCCAAAATTGAAGAAAAAGAAGATGGATTTATATTAGAGGGTGTTAAAAGATTAAAGGGAACAAAAGTAAATTCATGGAATGACCACAGAATAGCCATGTCTCTTGTGATTGCTTCTTTCATAACTGAAGGAGATATAGTTATAGAAAATTCTGAATGTGTTGATATTTCATTTCCTGAATTTTTTGATAAATTTAAGTATCTCGGAGTCAATTTTGAGTTTATCTAA
- the aroF gene encoding 3-deoxy-7-phosphoheptulonate synthase, with protein MADLIIMRQGATEEEIEKVVEKIEKLGFQAHISKGTERTIIGIIGDTRSVSDETFRILPGVSEVISILKEYKLASRDFHPSDTVIDVNGIKIGEGYFVVMAGPCSVENKEQLLTTGKYIKEKGVKILRGAVFKPRTSPYSFLGLGPEGLRIVKEIKEELKIPVITEVLSPEEVEIVSEVSDILQIGTRNMFNYRLLQKVGRINKPVLLKRNFSAKISEFLNCAEYILKEGNNQVILCERGVRTFDSEFTRNILDLSAIPILKKETHLPVIVDPSHGTGRRDLVIPMSKAAIAAGADGLLIEVHPKPEEALSDGFQSLNLEMFGNLMDEITPFIKIMKKKM; from the coding sequence ATGGCTGATTTAATCATAATGAGGCAGGGTGCAACTGAAGAAGAAATAGAAAAAGTTGTTGAAAAAATAGAAAAACTTGGATTTCAAGCACATATAAGTAAAGGAACTGAAAGAACAATTATTGGAATTATCGGAGATACAAGAAGTGTCTCTGATGAAACTTTTCGTATTCTTCCAGGTGTAAGTGAAGTTATAAGTATTTTAAAAGAATATAAACTTGCAAGCAGGGATTTTCATCCTTCAGATACCGTGATAGATGTAAATGGAATCAAAATAGGAGAAGGTTATTTTGTTGTTATGGCTGGTCCCTGTTCAGTAGAAAATAAAGAACAACTTTTAACTACAGGTAAATATATAAAGGAAAAGGGAGTAAAAATCTTAAGAGGTGCTGTATTCAAGCCAAGAACTTCTCCCTATTCCTTTCTTGGATTGGGACCTGAAGGATTAAGGATAGTAAAAGAAATAAAAGAAGAGTTAAAAATACCGGTAATCACCGAAGTTTTGTCTCCTGAAGAAGTTGAAATTGTAAGTGAAGTAAGTGATATTTTACAAATTGGTACAAGAAATATGTTTAATTACAGATTATTACAGAAAGTTGGAAGAATTAATAAACCTGTGCTACTAAAAAGAAATTTTTCTGCTAAAATCTCTGAATTTTTAAACTGTGCAGAATATATTTTAAAAGAAGGAAATAATCAGGTAATTTTATGCGAAAGAGGAGTGAGAACTTTTGACTCTGAATTTACAAGAAATATTCTTGATTTAAGTGCTATACCAATATTAAAAAAAGAAACACATCTACCTGTTATTGTTGACCCGAGCCATGGAACAGGAAGAAGAGACCTTGTTATTCCGATGAGTAAAGCAGCAATAGCAGCAGGAGCGGATGGTCTTTTAATTGAAGTACATCCAAAACCAGAAGAAGCACTTTCTGATGGTTTTCAATCATTAAATCTTGAAATGTTTGGAAATTTAATGGATGAAATTACTCCATTTATAAAGATTATGAAAAAGAAAATGTGA